CCGAGGAGCCCACTTTGAGTAgttgtgtcgtcgccgccatcacCAATGTGCACGAGCTCGCGTTCTATAAGGTTGGCTCCCCTGGGTCCGGTTGGACAATAAGAGGACTGAATTGGAATGATCGTCTCATGGATATCGCCTTTTGCAATGGCGAGCTCTATGGCATCACAAGAGACATCAAGAGGCTCATCAAGTACGAGTTTGGTGTAAACCAACTTGAAGAGCTCGATGTTAACATCCGCTCGTTGTGCATGCTAAACAACTACGAAAACGGCCCAGACGAGCATGTGAGGTACATTCTTGAGCTACGTGGCAACCTTGTAATGGTGGTGAGTAATTATACGTTGTACAACAGCTTCACGGCCATCGAAAAAAACAACTTCACAGTTTTCGAGCTAGTCCACAGCCACAGGTATAGCTGGCCAAAGGTTGATAACTTGAGAGACTATGCGCTATTCGTGGGGCCAACAGGCTCCAAGGCAGTGCGTGTGCCGGCAAGTGGGTTGGGTGAGATGCAGAAAAATCACATCTACTTCTCCCACCATCGTTGCTTAAGGCGAAACGATAAGATCCCCAATGGCGTCAAGGTATTCTTGAAGAGCTTAAATGACGATGGTTACCGTGTGTATTACAAGAAAGATGAAAGTGTCATGGATGGTGTGAAAGGCATCATGTCTACAGGGTACTACGCAATGGGCGGTGTCCATCCCCCCATGTGGCTATTCCCTGAGAGATGTGCAGAGGATTAGGATTCAGCTAGTGTATTATCCCACCATAAATTAATTACTCTTTTTTTTCCTGATCTTTAATGTTGTTTTCATGTGTTAGTTGGACAATTCATGGGTTATGTGACATGACATTGGTCACTACATCCGTACTCAAGAGCACTTTCTTACCGTCATGTGGCTTCATAACTACAAGGAAAACATTGTGAACATATTTTGATCAGGGGCGTTAATTATATAAGGAGGAAGCAATTCTATAACCATGTTTCTGCAGGAATTATATATCTATCTTGACATACGATTAGATTAATCGACTGGACACAAGTCTATTTATCTATCTTAGCATTATCATTTTCTCATGTTCTCCATTTGGATTTGTATATTCAAATATGGCTCAAGCTATTCGCATGGATTCGAGGACGTGGGTTTGATTGTGCATGCATGCTTGGAAGTCCAACTTGCCGTCAACCCCTTTCACATCTCATTATGTCGCTGGGCTTTTTTCCAAGTCCATCTCACCAAAATGTTATGTGCCCACTCAACAATGTAAAGAAAAAATGTGCCTTGATAAAATTTGGCAATGGCAACCCCGGCTTGTATTTGGGTCAATTTCATATTAGTTTGTTACTTTGTGAACTAGTCAAAACACAGCAGCGGACAACTGAATCATTTTTACTTTGTGAACTAGCGAAAACACAGCAGGAGGCGACCTAGGTTTTGCTGgtccggcggcggtggtggcgcgAGCGTTCTTGTCCCAGGACAGCATCCCCAAGTCGTCGTGGCTGGTTTTTCTATCTCTTCCCTGGGTTCCTGCTGTCTTGCAACTCGAAGTAGATTTGTTTTTCTGGCTTTTGATCTTCCGAGGAGCATGTCCTGCTGGAAGTTTAATGAATCGTGAAGATTTGTGAGCTTGTCTTCTCTAGGTTGGATGCGGTCTGCTACCTGGCTGTTTGGAAGGCTTAGTCGCCTGCATAGTTTCACGTCCCGGCGAGCGTCTCGCGAAGCTGTGCCTTTCAAGGTGTGGTGATCGGTTTTTGTCCGTCCGCATCATTTTGATTACGACAGGTTTTTTCACCCCGAGGAGGATCGTTGCACGCCATGAAAATCTTGTGATGGAATTGCCGCGGTTTAGCCAGCACTGCGGCAAAGAGGGCTCTTTTGGATATCCAGATGCAGTGGGGGGCAGATGTGCATTTCTTGTCCGAGACATGTAAAATGTAATGTTTGTGGGAAACTGCATGACACCCTAATGCGGGTGTGGCTCTTTATATATAGGGGTACAACTTGTACACGATACAATATACGGTTACGTACAAAAGCTCTTATAGAATATAcagtctaacaccctccctcaatcttaACTTGTACACGTAATGTTTTGCAGCAGCTGCTGGAGCAGCTTGCGCGCACTAAACTTTTCAGCAGCCGTTGGAGCAAGCGCTCCTCGCCGCGCAAAAACTCGCTATCAGTATGCTGCAAACACTTTTTTAGCGCACCTTGGAGACAATAGTTGAGCAACATTATCCTAAGTGTGTGCGTGTCCCTGAGTAAGCGAGCAAACCTGAAAAAAAAATCATCTTACACATATACACTCTTCTCATTCATTGATAGTTCTGCTAGTTGAATAATGACAATTGTCAGAGTTGTAACCGTGACCGAGTTAGCTAATATTTAATGATAATTAACGGGTTATTAGTACATGTTGATTGCAACGGCACTGTTCTATCAACACTTCTCGCGAACAT
The Aegilops tauschii subsp. strangulata cultivar AL8/78 chromosome 3, Aet v6.0, whole genome shotgun sequence genome window above contains:
- the LOC109758097 gene encoding uncharacterized protein produces the protein MTSTSASACGGSAQGNSSAVPWSSLPDYLLTISYLSLTAPVDRVRFAAVCTAWRAVASPHLPCSGVGRPQGYPLVLRKVIFSEEPTLSSCVVAAITNVHELAFYKVGSPGSGWTIRGLNWNDRLMDIAFCNGELYGITRDIKRLIKYEFGVNQLEELDVNIRSLCMLNNYENGPDEHVRYILELRGNLVMVVSNYTLYNSFTAIEKNNFTVFELVHSHRYSWPKVDNLRDYALFVGPTGSKAVRVPASGLGEMQKNHIYFSHHRCLRRNDKIPNGVKVFLKSLNDDGYRVYYKKDESVMDGVKGIMSTGYYAMGGVHPPMWLFPERCAED